CCCCTCTCATAACAGCAAACACTGTTCTGTCCATACTTGCTGTGGATTACCCTGTCGACAAGGTCTCTTGCTATGTATCAGATGATGGGTCAGCAATGTTGACCTTTGAAGCCCTCTCTGAAACTGCAGAGTTTGCTAGGAAGTGGGTGCCCTTTTGCAAGAAACACAACATTGAGCCTAGGGCCCCTGAGTTCTACTTTGCCCAGAAAATTGACTACTTGAAAGACAAAATACAACCTTCATTTGTAAAAGAGAGGCGAGCAATGAAGGTGGGTGAGTTTGCTATGAtggatcaatatttttttttgtttgtggtGGTTTCGATAGCattattctctttttcttgttatgtggtgtatGGTGGTAATGCAAGCTTTATGACTGCCATGGTATGGGGCTTTTGAAGTTGTCTACTCTTGTCTTGTTCATCAATGTTAAAAACTACTtttgtcttataaataaaaattaatgtctTTGGGCAGATGTTCGTGTATTGAATGGGGATaatcttcatgattttcttatagCCTTTTCTAGCTCCTAGTTCCTAGCTTGGATTTAGGTGTTTCTGCTTGTATACTTAAAGGGTGtaatcggtccggtccggttggTCCAAGACTCCAAAGGGAGATTTTTGAACCTGACCGAAACTTTCGGTCCACCCATTTTCCACCgggtatacttcctgtgtacttgggctatttcTATTTACCTGtcttcataaaagtcattattttttaataaaattgactcTTATGTTAAGTTGATGATATCTCACAAGAAATAGTAGAAATAACCAGTAGCAAAAACCGTACTTGTATGGGAAATTCTAATAAGATTttcaagggtttttttttttttttactgaaaGTGTTCCCTATCTTATCAACGACATATAGATActgtttataaaatttcaatatttattatgtcagcagaactttttcttttttttctttagtaaaccGAAAATTATTGTTGAGTCTTTGGTAGAGTAGATGAAGACAGGATTTTGGATTTTGACTTCAATAGAGCTTCACCCTATGCCATATAAAAGTTTTTTGATTGAAATATACGAGGAGGTTTATGAGAGATTTGAAACTTTTGCAAACTAATGTGTTTAAAAGAGGGTAATAAGCAAAATACAGTTTtgttacctataaaaaataCAGTTTTTCTGGAACATCTGCAATAAACTAGGCCATATAAAGACTCTAAATGTTTGTTAggatcacattttttttacaaagtaCCTTATTGACTCCATTAGCAAGTATTCTTGAGCAATTTTGAGTGGGTCATGTAACAGGTCTCGGACTTCGCACATTTGTATATAGGCAGATGGTTTTAGTATTAGGATTATGGTGTCTTTGATTTTTTAGTCATTCAAAACCATTTTGTTTCGTAGAGAGAATATGAAGAATTCAAGGTACGGATCAATGCCCTTGTTGCCAAAGCACAGAAGACGCCGGAAGAAGGTTGGACAATGCAGGATGGCACTCCATGGCCTGGAAATAATCCTAGGGATCATCCAGGAATGATTcaggtattttcatttttcccaagtaattcaagattttgatagttttcttcatatttttacAGCCACGTTTACTTTTCAATTGGGTGGAAAAACAGGTGTTCTTAGGCCACAGTGGGGGGCTTGATACAGATGGAAATGAGCTACCCCGACTTGTTTATGTTTCTCGTGAGAAGCGACCTGGCTTCCAGCATCACAAGAAGGCCGGAGCAATGAATGCATTGGTTTGTCTACTGATGGCCttctattattataattagataTCTTATTCATTTACAGCCATAATAGCTACCATTGTCCACCATTCTAGGTAGTGCAATCAGCAATTTGTTTGGAAAAATAGAGATATCACACAGATTTGTACTGTAGTTTGGCGGTGATGTGATTTTTCATTAGTTGCCTGATTGATTGGAGGGGCTTGTAATACCTAGATGTTGTTGAATCCATGGTTTCtgacttttttttatcttatatattGCAGATCCGAGTTTCTGCTGTCCTAACAAATGGTGCATATCTTCTGAATGTCGACTGTGATCACTACTTTAATAACAGTAAAGCTCTTAAGGAAGCCATGTGTTTCATGATGGACCCTGCTTTTGGAAAGAAGACTTGTTATGTACAGTTCCCACAGCGTTTCGATGGCATAGACTTGCACGATCGATATGCTAACCGCAATATTGTCTTCTTTGATGTAGGTTCCACTGGATGTTTCACAgcaaaatattttgtgttttgtttcttATGGTTGGGCTTTGGTTAAGTACAATCCTGTATTTATTGTATTATGCAGATCAACTTGAAAGGGCTGGATGGTATCCAGGGTCCTGTCTACGTGGGAACAGGTTGTTGTTTCAACAGGCAAGCTTTATATGGGTACGATCCAGTTCTAACTGAGGAAGATTTGGAACCGAATATCATTGTCAAGAGTTGTTGTGGTTCAAGAAAGAAGGGAAAGGGTGGCAATAAGAAGTACATTGACAAGAAGAGGGCAATGAAAAGAACTGAATCCACCATTCCCATTTTCAATATGGAAGACATTGAGGAGGGTGTTGAAGGTTGGCTTTCTGTTTTCCCAAATTTTACTAAGAATAATTGTCAAACCAATTGATGGTCTATGATGGTCTGGTGCGTACATGCCTGTAATGTTAACCCCATTCCCTTTGTTCTGCAGGATATGAAGATGAGAGATCGCTTCTTATGTCTCAGAAGAGCTTAGAGAAGCGTTTTGGTCAGTCTCCAGTTTTTATTGCAGCCACCTTCATGGAACAAGGAGGCATTCCGCCATCAACCAACCCTGCAACTCTTTTAAAGGAAGCAATCCATGTTATCAGCTGTGGATATGAAGACAAGACTGAATGGGGAAAAGAGGTCAGTTGGTATAGTAATATAGAACCTAGCAAGCTACTAATTTGACGTAGTGCTCGAGTATTAAGTCATCTAAGCCTTTTCTTTTACCACCAGATTGGATGGATTTATGGTTCTGTCACAGAAGATATTTTAACTGGTTTCAAGATGCATGCCCGTGGGTGGATCTCAATCTATTGCATGCCTGCTCGTCCAGCATTCAAGGGATCTGCTCCAATTAATCTGTCTGATCGATTGAACCAGGTTCTTCGATGGGCCTTGGGATCAATTGAGATTTTGCTTAGTAGGCATTGCCCCTTGTGGTATGGATACAATGGGAGACTGAAGCTTTTGGAGAGACTGGCATACATAAATACTATCGTGTACCCGCTGACCTCAATCCCGCTGATTGCCTACTGTATGCTTCCTGCCTTTTGCCTTCTCACTGGGAAATTTATCATTCCTGAGGTAAGTGATGGTTCTGCTTAATAACAGTCAATCCGATGAGTCTCTCAAGCATACTTGATGTGCATTCGTTCATTTTCTCATCTTTCTATGGGCATTATATTGGTGGGGTTGAAAATTTTGGCTTTGGAGATGTTCAATGCAAGAACACAAGTTATAGAAGTAGTTGACATGGATCCTTCATGCTGTCTATAAGATATACTATaattactttttgttttttcatgtgACTAAAAGATTAATATCCTTTTTATGCAGATAAGTAATTTTGCTAGCATGTGGTTTATTCTCCTTTTTGTCTCCATTGCTGCTACTGGAATTCTAGAGCTTAGGTGGAGTGGGGTCAGTATTGAGGACTGGTGGAGGAATGAGCAATTCTGGGTCATTGGTGGTACATCTGCCCATCTCTTCGCAGTCTTCCAAGGGCTGTTGAAAGTGCTTGCTGGGATTGACACCAACTTCACTGTCACTTCAAAGGCATCTGATGAAGATGGAGACTTTGCAGAGCTTTATGTGTTCAAATGGACATCACTTCTCATCCCTCCGACAACAGTCCTTATTGTTAACTTGGTAGGTATTGTGGCTGGTGTTTCATATGCCATAAACAGTGGATACCAGTCCTGGGGTCCCCTCTTCGGCAAGCTGTTCTTTGCTATATGGGTCATTGCCCATCTGTACCCATTCCTGAAGGGTTTGTTGGGTCGGCAAAATCGTACCCCAACAATTGTCATTGTCTGGTCCATACTTCTCGCTTCAATTTTCTCCTTGTTATGGGTACGGATCGATCCCTTCACCTCTGACTCCGCAAAAGCTGCAGCAAAAGGTCAATGTGGCATTAATTGTTAGTTCATTGCAAGATTATTCTGTCGTCGTATATGCCATCCTTCTCACTGAAGCAGTGTGTATATAACAAGAAATCAATGTATCAAAGTTATCTGCAGAATCTGTGGCCCCTCTCCCAAAAGGAAGTGTCTGCACGATCAAAGGTCATGTATTCTATTTATATGTATGGAAGGAGTTGGAAGGATGAAAACGGGACGGGACcctttttgggatttttttttttttttctttcaaattttaaattcattctcttcAGAAGTGTCTTTGTTGGCGTCTTTTAAGATAGGTGTCTCCAACTTGTCTgatgttattattttgttgtatTGTGACAAATTTTTGTCAGGACACGGAGCATATAGAACGAACTTTATATATGCAGGTGCTTCCGGTACctggaaagaaaataagaattaaattatgttttattcaTCTCAGACCCAATTAAAGAGATTGGTTGGTAGGGCTTACTTTATAAATGCTTTTGTATAAAGAAATTTCATATTAGTAAATTGCCGTAACTTGAGAtggtaaagttatttttattataaagtaaatttaatgtattatataaagtcacattactttataaatttattttatgtgaattttcttttaaCTGAAAATTTATAACAAAAACGTTTATTttcacatacatattaaaaatgACTCCAATTTGGTTATTGGAGTgcactaaaattaaatcaattcagtttaattttaaattgaatttaaatttaaatatactatttttaaatcattaaatttgtCTTAGTTTAAAATCTTCTTATACATATGatccataacttttttttaacttaataccTCTTTATATacagaaattataattttttttaattttctagaaataaatctaaactcattttaacgtctaaatacatttaaatttatattggaTGAGTCTCAcaaaaattatttcactatctcaactcactactatttataaagaattcaatTCTTCTTAACTCAGTTCAACATCTCAATGCTCCTAGTTTGAATTGAGAGatgatctcatcttatttcattagtacaattttttcaaattcttatataaaatataataaacgattcaacttttttaaattttaaaataataataatattttatttaatttttatcttttatctaaaattatttcatcttattttatctccgAATCTAAATCAGAATAAATCTTTCTTATCTGCTCCAGCCCTCTCCTCCATTAAagctatagagagagagagagagagagagagagagagagagtgtaaaATTTCGGGATTGAGAACAATTTGGCATCATCTTTATTGCCAGCCCGTAAGATCGATCTTTGATATTGGCAAGACATATGGCTAATACCTTTTAATTGAAGAGAGAATGTAGGtgaactttttttctttcctcagCTGCTTGAGGTTGCGGTGCTCTTAGAAGATGGCCGCTGTACTGCTCTTAGAGAATGCAGGTCTACGTGGCTGCAATCTGCTTCTATAGAAGTGGATTTGCCAACCCTACCAATTAGAGTAGCTAGTTACTTCCATGAATCACAGGTAGTGTTTGAGAACAAAGGTTATTAATCATAGAAAGTAGTCAGACCCTCCCTCGGTCATCGGCTCAGGCCGGTGTTGATACGGTCACATTCCAAGCAATGGCATGAGGTTTGGCCAACTAATTGGATTGTTATGACTCCAAAGAGGGTGTTGTTAATGACTGAATGGTTGGGGCTTTCTGGTGATTCTTATCATGCTGTCTGTCAAATGAGCAACTGCTTGCATCTGGAGGGTTGGTTGGGCTTGGGTTTAGCATTTTAGTAGAAGGGATTTTTCATCTCCTTTCTGACTAATATTTTAAGTATTCTTTTTTTGGGAAGTCAACCAAATTGCACTGTATCCATTCACGAAATTGCGACTCCTGTAATTTGTCTTTGAGCCTGATTTTGTATAATCTTGTTCTTGTTTGATAGATTGAAATATTGCTGGGGAAGTCGGAGAAATTTGACCAGTTGATGGCTGCTGCTGGAGAGGAAGCGTTAGATTATGAGGAGTAGAACTGAAGGAAAATGCTACCTGCAATTTAGATTGGTATTTAGTGCTCATGTTTGATAACacaactatttcactactattcacatatatttTAAGATATAGTGTCAAGTTCTTTTTATCATGGAGAATCTATGGTAGTAAACTGTTAGATTGGCTTTGTTTAGTGAAGTTAATAAGCTATCATCGCATTTCTTGAATGGATTTTTGTAAGCTACACACTCATTATTCAGTAGTATTCAAATTTGTTTCTAAATGAATTGTTGTCACCGCATTGTTTTCCAAGTATGTGAGAAAATTTGTGCCCTCTCTTGGTTGAGCATCCAATTAAGTTAATCTCATTCTGTTGTGGATCGGGCAGAGGGAGGGCTTAACTTTGTAGTCTTTTGTGTTGCCTCAAGCGACATCCCCAACCAAGAGTTTGTCAAATAATCCCATGGAAGTGGTGTCAATGGTCATCTGCTTGACGATCAGCTGATGCATCCGAACCATCCTCCAACCTTTATAGTTGAAAAAGCTGAGAAAGCTACAGAGAGTTTTTTCACCTTGAAAAGTAATGGAAACAATATAAAAGCTGTGTTGAATCCCTCtgaaaatctcttaaaaatttatttatttatttctttatccaGAAAATGAAGAGCCTAATGACAAACTTATGCACGTCGTCTGAACGTTTAAGGCAAGGTTCTAAAGCATACAAAATTTTGGCACCTCGTTGAGAGGTGTTCCCAGTCATTTCAACTGTAAAAACATCAGATCTAACCTTACAAACAAGACTCATTGAACCGAGTCGCAATAGGAGGGAAAACAATactaatgatgatgataataattCAGAGGTGAGTAAAAAAGCAAAATAACACAATAACTTAACCATGGCACGCAAAAAATGTGtatttctcttctctctttgcTCCGAGAGATGCATTTCGTGAAATTATTTAGGACTCCCAAAAAATTCCTTTTATGCTTCCTCAGCATTCTCTATCAGTATCCTCTTGCATGCTTCGTAGCACATGAAAGAAATCCCAGCGGCAGGGACCAACTTCATGCAGCTAGGGCCCAGCCCTCTGTATAAACCCGGGATCCCTTCTTGTTCAAATATGCTTACAAGTGCATGGATCACATTCTTATATACCTGCCTTCCACTGAGAGCCCCCACCTGCATGTGCTTGCGAGCCACCTCAAGTGGGAAAGTCGCACTACTTGAAATAGCTCCAGCAGCTGATCCAATTAAAAGGGTTTCGATGTTGCCAATTCTCTCTTGCTTGAATATTTTACGATAGGTTTTCCTTAATGTGTCATACGCAAAGTAATTAGCGGCAGCATATGGAATTACCCCAATAAGACTAGGTGTAAGGCCTCTGTAGAGTTCTGCAGGTCCTTCCTCTTtcagtattttaaaaaatgcatcAAATAGTCCCTTGTAAACACCTCTCTGCAACAGATCACTAGTTCAACTACTGCATTTATACCGAAAAGAGAAGCACAATTTCAAGCTTAGATCTACATGTACCTCAACGGTTAGTCGGGTCTTGACTAATTCGAGAGGATATGTGCACAAAGTTGAGCTGACACCAGCACAGGCCCCAGCAACTAACGAGGCAGGAATCGGGAGTTTGGGCTGTTCCCCAGGTTTGTGTGACAATTGCTTGTTGACCGTATCATAAGCAAATAGCTGGAATTGAGAGTAGCACAAATGTTTAGAAACAGAGCGAAACAATtattatacttataaaaaaacaattattatatttaaggTCTTGAAAGTTGACTACCCTTGATGAATATAAAGTCTACTTCTCTTTTTTTGACTTGGATGACTATAGAGCGTGCCGCAAGAGAATCAccaagtaaaactgatgttcaCCACAAAAATCCATAAAACACCATTTCTCTGTCCAAAATCAAACTGCATGAAAATCTGGACACCTCCAATTTAGATTATTGCCTTTTTTCAATCATAGCTTATTAGAAGTCAGAGACCATCTCCGCAGAGATGGTGGCTCTTATATTTAAAGATACAAGATATATATAAGTGAGAACAGAAAGGGTGCCAGGGTGCAAAATACTTTCTATATCAGTCAGCAAACTAATGATATAGTAAGTGGAAACGTCAAAACGACCATAACTAATATGCAACTGTAAATATAACACCTTTTGAAAAGATGTAAAATACTTCTGCTTGTAAAACCATGGGATCTTAAAGAAGCAGTTTAAGATTCACTGATGCCTCTATTTCAGTTGAACATAAAACACTCATCTTTAAATTATCACATTTAAAAAGCGGCAAGAAATGCAGTTCCACAATCCAATCATCTTACTTTCAAGTCAAAGACACAAATTATGACGATGTTAAGGAAACAGAATAAAattgacaaaaaagaaaaaacagctACCTTAACCATTTATACGTCACTGATCCTAAACTTCATTGTCGCATGGCACAAAAACAGTAAGGACATCCATTTCAGAACGTGTAAGCATCGTAACCAAACGACAAGAGTTCTCTTGTCTATTTGCAGAATGTGTAAAGCAACGTGACTTTACACGAGTACCTAAGTAAACCGACAAACGAATTGCAGCAAAATGCAAACCAAGCAACCATTTATCCACAACGCAATAGCCGTTATatccccccccccaaaaaaaaaaaaagtgatctaAATTGAAGAGATTCATTTAGTACCTCTATCGCCTTGCTAGGTGCGACCCGAATCACATTGACCAAATTACCCCTGAACAATCCCTTCCACCCATCAGTCTTCATGATATTGTGGAACACCTCTGTCGTGGAATGGCCACTACTCCCAACCATCAAATGCGTCCTTATGGTCTCCAACGGCGCCACCGCCGTCCGCGATACCGCCCCAGCTATCGCGCCGCTTATCAGCCTCCTGAGCGACGGATTAGAGACCTTTATTTTCAACTTTGGAACGCCCTTCTTCGTCTTTTTCTTCCCAACCCCAACTATCCGAAATCCCTCCAGAGACGACATGTACTTGGCGTACAAATCTGGGTACGGTACTTTCACACCCCCATTGTCACGGGAATCTGGAGGATTCGGCGAAACATCGAACCCCATTCCGACCTGACCGACGCTGGCGAATAAGCCTCCAG
This genomic window from Carya illinoinensis cultivar Pawnee chromosome 7, C.illinoinensisPawnee_v1, whole genome shotgun sequence contains:
- the LOC122314919 gene encoding cellulose synthase A catalytic subunit 1 [UDP-forming]; the encoded protein is MEANAGMVAGSYKRNELVRIRHDSDSGPKPLKHLNGQICQICGDTVGLTASGDVFVACNECAFPVCRPCYEYERKDGNQSCPQCKTRYKRQKGSPRVDGDEDEDDVDDLENEFNYTQGNSKARRHWQGEDADLSSSSRHESQLPIPLLTNGQSVSSEIPSVISDNQSVRTTSGPLGPSEKHIHSLPYIDPKQPVPVRIVDPSKDLNSYGLGNVDWKERVEGWKLKQEKNMMHMTSRYAEGKGDMEGTGSNGEELQMADDARQPLSRVVPISSSHLTPYRVVIILRLIILGFFLQYRVTHPVKDAYPLWLTSIICEIWFALSWLLDQFPKWSPINRETYLDRLVLRYDRDGEPPQLAPVDVFVSTVDPLKEPPLITANTVLSILAVDYPVDKVSCYVSDDGSAMLTFEALSETAEFARKWVPFCKKHNIEPRAPEFYFAQKIDYLKDKIQPSFVKERRAMKREYEEFKVRINALVAKAQKTPEEGWTMQDGTPWPGNNPRDHPGMIQVFLGHSGGLDTDGNELPRLVYVSREKRPGFQHHKKAGAMNALIRVSAVLTNGAYLLNVDCDHYFNNSKALKEAMCFMMDPAFGKKTCYVQFPQRFDGIDLHDRYANRNIVFFDINLKGLDGIQGPVYVGTGCCFNRQALYGYDPVLTEEDLEPNIIVKSCCGSRKKGKGGNKKYIDKKRAMKRTESTIPIFNMEDIEEGVEGYEDERSLLMSQKSLEKRFGQSPVFIAATFMEQGGIPPSTNPATLLKEAIHVISCGYEDKTEWGKEIGWIYGSVTEDILTGFKMHARGWISIYCMPARPAFKGSAPINLSDRLNQVLRWALGSIEILLSRHCPLWYGYNGRLKLLERLAYINTIVYPLTSIPLIAYCMLPAFCLLTGKFIIPEISNFASMWFILLFVSIAATGILELRWSGVSIEDWWRNEQFWVIGGTSAHLFAVFQGLLKVLAGIDTNFTVTSKASDEDGDFAELYVFKWTSLLIPPTTVLIVNLVGIVAGVSYAINSGYQSWGPLFGKLFFAIWVIAHLYPFLKGLLGRQNRTPTIVIVWSILLASIFSLLWVRIDPFTSDSAKAAAKGQCGINC
- the LOC122317445 gene encoding adenine nucleotide transporter BT1, chloroplastic/mitochondrial-like; this translates as MGRRLFDDKRDALFSVCDLGSQWSLQEGFFHPGGLFASVGQVGMGFDVSPNPPDSRDNGGVKVPYPDLYAKYMSSLEGFRIVGVGKKKTKKGVPKLKIKVSNPSLRRLISGAIAGAVSRTAVAPLETIRTHLMVGSSGHSTTEVFHNIMKTDGWKGLFRGNLVNVIRVAPSKAIELFAYDTVNKQLSHKPGEQPKLPIPASLVAGACAGVSSTLCTYPLELVKTRLTVERGVYKGLFDAFFKILKEEGPAELYRGLTPSLIGVIPYAAANYFAYDTLRKTYRKIFKQERIGNIETLLIGSAAGAISSSATFPLEVARKHMQVGALSGRQVYKNVIHALVSIFEQEGIPGLYRGLGPSCMKLVPAAGISFMCYEACKRILIENAEEA